From the Salinimicrobium tongyeongense genome, one window contains:
- a CDS encoding LLM class flavin-dependent oxidoreductase, whose amino-acid sequence MSQNNSIPYSILELASVGAGSSVEQTFKDSLDLAQKAEEMGYTRFWLAEHHNMVSIASSATAVLIGHIAGGTEKIRVGSGGIMLPNHSPLIVSEQFGTLGSLYPNRIDLGLGRAPGTDQVTAHAIRSDRMQAVYKFPEEISQIQQYFSAENSNSQVRATVAEGVNVPIYVLGSSTDSAHVAAEKGLPYAFASHFAPAQLFEALNIYYNRFQPSKYLDKPYTIACINVIAADTDEEAENISTTLIKMMLGVMTGNIDYMQPPVKMTQELRDMAANPAFQRMLKYAFIGSKATVKEQTSKFLKETGVNELMVASHIFDHKDRVRSYQIFSEIMKSI is encoded by the coding sequence ATGTCTCAAAATAACTCCATTCCCTACTCTATACTCGAACTTGCCAGCGTTGGTGCCGGCTCCTCTGTTGAACAAACCTTTAAAGACAGCCTTGACCTGGCCCAAAAAGCTGAGGAGATGGGCTATACCAGGTTTTGGCTGGCAGAGCATCACAACATGGTGAGCATAGCCAGTTCGGCTACTGCCGTGCTTATTGGCCATATCGCCGGGGGCACTGAGAAAATTCGGGTGGGGAGCGGCGGAATCATGCTGCCAAACCATTCTCCCCTTATAGTTTCTGAACAATTTGGGACTTTGGGTTCCCTCTACCCCAACAGGATAGACCTTGGCCTGGGCAGGGCACCGGGCACAGATCAGGTAACAGCACATGCCATAAGGAGTGACCGCATGCAGGCAGTGTATAAATTTCCGGAGGAAATCAGCCAGATCCAGCAGTATTTTTCAGCAGAAAACAGCAACTCCCAGGTGCGGGCCACGGTAGCCGAAGGAGTGAATGTGCCTATTTATGTGCTGGGTTCGAGTACAGACAGTGCCCATGTGGCTGCTGAAAAAGGTCTGCCTTATGCCTTTGCGAGCCATTTTGCTCCCGCACAGCTCTTTGAGGCACTCAATATTTATTACAACAGGTTTCAACCTTCAAAATACCTCGACAAGCCTTACACTATTGCCTGTATAAACGTAATAGCAGCCGATACCGATGAAGAAGCCGAAAATATCTCAACAACCCTCATCAAGATGATGCTGGGCGTGATGACAGGCAATATCGATTACATGCAGCCCCCTGTTAAAATGACACAGGAACTGAGAGATATGGCAGCAAATCCTGCCTTTCAGCGAATGCTTAAATATGCTTTTATAGGAAGTAAAGCCACGGTGAAAGAACAAACCTCAAAATTCCTGAAGGAGACCGGTGTTAATGAGCTCATGGTCGCTTCCCACATTTTTGACCACAAAGACCGGGTAAGATCCTATCAAATCTTTTCTGAAATTATGAAAAGCATTTGA
- a CDS encoding glycogen/starch/alpha-glucan phosphorylase, with translation MKKHNRSIESYFESLGTGAGEVGLSKEDITKDFLHKLFYHLGRVPALTTSNDIYTAMALTIRDRALRKFVRSIEKFTQQDARGIAYFSAEYLPGPHLGNNLLNLEIVDETKAALTELGLDLDELLDEEEEPGLGNGGLGRLASCFMDSLATLGIPSIAYGIRYEFGIFKQEIREGWQMETTDKWLHNGNPWEVMRPEISYVVKFGGRTEHSTNGQNRYQVDWLPESEIKGTAYDTPILGYQSNGIIMRLWKAEAVESFDFSVYNMGDYYRAVEKKLRSENITKVLYPNDENLSGKELRLKQQYFFVSCSLQDMINLHTTQGRELKNFHEKFAIQLNDTHPSIAVAELMRLFVDEHEMEWDEAWDITRNTFAYTNHTLLPEALEKWAVSLLGRILPRHLEIIYEINSRFLEELRDKGFSGDQIARMSLIDENGEPSVRMAHLATVGSFKVNGVSELHSRLLKSQVLNDFAGLWPQKFTNVTNGVTHRRFLAMSNPGLANLISEKIGEGWLTDLTSFKELEKLAENEDFQKRWREVKLQNKQALTQFIKEQTGVTVDPEMLFDVQVKRIHEYKRQHLMVLHIIDLYLRIKDGKTENIAASTFIFAGKAAPGYFLAKLIIRLITAVAELVNEDEEVNRFIKVVFLPNFNVKQAQRIYPAADLSEQISMAGKEASGTGNMKFALNGALTIGTLDGANVEIREEVGEENFFLFGQTTEEIQQTRNEGYRPYQYYEENPKLKKVLDFLSSEELTKGDTELFKPLYHNLLQQDPYQLLKDFDSYCSKKEEVFKLWNDKKEWTKKSILNVARMGKFSSDRSIRDYCEKIWNVKPVKLKE, from the coding sequence ATGAAAAAACACAATCGATCTATAGAAAGCTATTTTGAGTCATTAGGTACCGGCGCAGGTGAAGTTGGTTTAAGCAAGGAAGACATTACCAAAGACTTTTTACACAAGCTGTTCTACCATCTGGGAAGGGTGCCGGCATTGACCACCAGTAATGATATTTATACTGCGATGGCACTCACCATTCGCGACAGGGCACTACGAAAATTTGTGCGTTCAATCGAAAAATTCACTCAGCAGGACGCTCGTGGTATCGCTTATTTTTCTGCGGAATATTTACCGGGACCTCACCTTGGTAACAATTTACTGAATCTCGAGATTGTAGATGAAACCAAAGCCGCTTTGACTGAACTAGGGCTTGATTTGGATGAACTCCTTGACGAAGAAGAAGAACCCGGGTTGGGAAATGGCGGTTTGGGAAGGCTTGCCTCCTGTTTTATGGATTCTCTGGCTACTTTGGGGATTCCTTCAATAGCATACGGGATACGCTATGAATTCGGAATTTTTAAACAGGAGATCAGGGAAGGCTGGCAAATGGAAACTACAGACAAATGGCTGCACAACGGCAATCCCTGGGAAGTGATGCGCCCCGAAATCTCTTATGTGGTGAAATTTGGAGGAAGAACAGAACACAGTACCAACGGCCAGAATAGATACCAGGTAGACTGGCTGCCCGAATCGGAAATTAAAGGTACGGCCTACGATACTCCCATATTGGGCTATCAAAGCAACGGGATCATTATGAGACTTTGGAAAGCCGAAGCTGTGGAATCCTTTGATTTTTCGGTGTACAACATGGGAGATTATTACAGGGCAGTAGAGAAAAAGCTGCGTTCCGAAAATATCACGAAAGTGCTTTACCCCAATGATGAAAATCTTTCAGGAAAGGAGCTCAGGTTGAAACAACAGTACTTCTTTGTGTCCTGTTCTTTACAGGATATGATCAACCTTCACACCACCCAGGGCAGGGAGTTGAAGAACTTCCATGAGAAATTCGCCATTCAGTTGAACGACACCCACCCGTCTATCGCTGTAGCCGAACTCATGCGCCTCTTTGTAGATGAACACGAGATGGAATGGGATGAGGCCTGGGACATTACACGAAACACTTTTGCCTATACCAATCACACCCTTCTTCCCGAAGCCCTTGAAAAATGGGCTGTTTCTCTCCTCGGAAGGATTCTGCCAAGGCACCTGGAGATCATTTACGAGATCAACAGCCGGTTTTTGGAAGAATTGCGGGATAAAGGTTTTAGCGGAGACCAAATTGCCCGCATGTCTCTCATTGATGAGAACGGGGAGCCATCAGTGAGAATGGCGCACCTGGCTACCGTGGGTAGTTTTAAGGTAAACGGGGTTTCTGAACTGCATTCACGCCTGCTAAAATCTCAGGTGCTCAACGATTTTGCCGGCTTGTGGCCTCAAAAATTCACGAATGTCACCAATGGGGTAACGCACCGCCGTTTCCTTGCAATGAGCAATCCGGGTTTGGCCAATCTTATTTCAGAAAAAATAGGAGAGGGGTGGCTTACCGATCTCACCAGCTTTAAGGAACTCGAAAAACTAGCTGAAAATGAAGATTTTCAGAAGAGATGGCGGGAGGTAAAGCTTCAGAATAAACAGGCTCTTACCCAGTTTATTAAAGAACAAACCGGCGTGACCGTAGATCCTGAGATGCTGTTTGATGTGCAGGTAAAAAGAATTCACGAATACAAAAGACAGCACCTCATGGTGTTGCATATCATTGACCTTTACCTGAGGATAAAAGATGGGAAGACAGAAAACATTGCAGCTTCTACCTTCATTTTTGCCGGAAAGGCCGCCCCGGGTTACTTCCTGGCAAAACTGATCATTCGGCTCATTACGGCCGTTGCCGAGCTGGTGAATGAGGATGAGGAGGTGAACAGGTTCATAAAAGTGGTATTCTTACCCAACTTTAATGTGAAGCAGGCCCAAAGGATTTATCCTGCGGCCGATCTTTCTGAACAAATCTCCATGGCCGGAAAAGAAGCTTCGGGCACGGGGAATATGAAATTTGCCCTTAACGGCGCCCTCACCATTGGGACTTTAGACGGGGCGAACGTGGAAATACGCGAAGAAGTGGGAGAAGAGAATTTCTTTTTGTTTGGACAAACCACAGAAGAAATCCAACAAACCCGCAACGAAGGATACCGGCCATACCAGTATTACGAGGAAAACCCTAAATTAAAGAAAGTGCTGGATTTTCTCTCTTCTGAAGAACTTACCAAAGGTGATACCGAATTGTTCAAGCCGCTTTATCACAATTTGCTGCAGCAAGACCCCTATCAGCTTTTAAAGGATTTTGATTCATACTGTTCAAAAAAGGAAGAGGTCTTTAAGTTGTGGAACGATAAAAAGGAATGGACCAAAAAATCTATTCTGAATGTGGCCAGGATGGGTAAATTCTCGTCAGACCGTTCCATAAGGGATTATTGTGAAAAAATTTGGAACGTGAAACCGGTGAAGCTTAAAGAGTAA
- a CDS encoding TonB-dependent receptor, with the protein MKYRDIDDLEFDPVPSIANKALRINLNENIYGTFAEIGAGQETVRNFFRAGGASGTIAKTMSAYDKDFSDAIYGIESDARYVTEARLKSMLRYETNLIEQRISREKHPEKLFFSYANTVATIDFAKKYKGHGWLGIRFQTQPEEEFSEIIIHVQFHENNAGLQQITLGTMGTNLIYGAFYQYDDPKVLLQHLYDHLNNDQVEIDMINFTGPVFKDVDNRLMSLQLVKNGMTQAVMFASNGNNVLPANELYKKNILTLRGSYRPVTKVNMNMYEQSLKLFLNEKKVNKDKTEVIFEITLSNLRSEGDIDEKDFLDRADLLGSLGQMVMISNFQEYYKVVEYFSQYTAERMGLTMGINTFVALFDEKYYRHLSGGILEAFGKLFFRDLKIYLHPLKDPETREIITSNNLQVHPRMKELFKFFKDNGRVVDITDYDPEILDIYSREVHQMIVDGKPGWEEMLPPKTTKMIKEKCLFMAANE; encoded by the coding sequence ATGAAGTACAGAGATATAGATGATTTGGAGTTTGATCCTGTGCCCTCAATTGCCAATAAGGCGCTGCGTATAAATCTCAATGAGAATATCTACGGCACTTTTGCCGAGATAGGTGCCGGCCAGGAGACCGTGCGCAACTTTTTTAGAGCGGGCGGGGCATCGGGCACCATTGCAAAGACGATGAGTGCTTACGACAAAGATTTTAGCGACGCTATTTACGGTATTGAATCTGATGCCCGTTACGTGACCGAGGCCAGGCTAAAAAGCATGCTTCGGTATGAAACTAATCTTATTGAGCAAAGGATTTCCAGGGAAAAACATCCCGAAAAACTTTTCTTCAGCTATGCCAATACCGTTGCTACCATAGATTTTGCCAAGAAATACAAGGGCCACGGCTGGCTGGGAATCCGTTTTCAAACCCAGCCTGAAGAAGAATTCAGCGAGATCATCATTCATGTGCAGTTTCATGAAAACAATGCCGGCCTGCAGCAAATCACCCTGGGAACTATGGGAACAAACCTCATCTATGGAGCCTTTTATCAATATGATGACCCCAAGGTACTGCTGCAGCATTTATACGACCACCTCAACAATGACCAGGTAGAGATTGATATGATCAATTTTACGGGCCCTGTTTTTAAAGATGTAGACAACCGGCTTATGAGTCTGCAACTGGTCAAAAATGGGATGACCCAGGCAGTTATGTTTGCTTCAAACGGAAATAATGTACTTCCTGCCAACGAACTTTACAAAAAGAACATTCTCACCCTTAGAGGCAGCTACAGGCCTGTTACCAAGGTGAACATGAATATGTATGAACAGTCTCTCAAACTGTTTCTGAATGAGAAAAAAGTCAATAAAGATAAAACCGAAGTCATTTTTGAGATCACCCTGTCTAACCTTCGATCAGAAGGTGATATTGATGAAAAGGATTTTCTAGACAGAGCCGATCTCCTGGGCTCTTTGGGACAAATGGTGATGATCTCCAATTTTCAGGAATATTATAAGGTGGTAGAGTACTTTTCACAGTACACAGCCGAAAGAATGGGGCTCACCATGGGAATAAACACTTTTGTGGCGCTTTTTGATGAAAAGTACTACCGGCATCTTAGCGGCGGAATTCTTGAAGCCTTCGGGAAACTGTTCTTCCGGGATTTAAAGATCTACCTGCACCCGCTTAAAGATCCCGAAACCAGAGAGATCATTACCAGTAACAATCTTCAGGTACACCCGCGCATGAAAGAGTTGTTCAAGTTCTTTAAAGACAACGGCAGGGTAGTGGATATTACCGATTACGACCCTGAGATCCTCGATATCTATTCCAGGGAAGTGCATCAAATGATCGTTGACGGGAAACCGGGCTGGGAAGAGATGCTGCCCCCAAAAACCACCAAAATGATCAAGGAAAAGTGCTTATTCATGGCGGCTAATGAATAA
- a CDS encoding ABC transporter permease: MSSIKTGSTFKWLLKMAWRDGKASGRKLSLFMASIVLGIAAVVAIQSFGENLKDNIALQSKAMMGADYKIDLDQAPSKEVLAIIDSLGGAPAREISFSSMAAFPGNGSTKFVQVRAIEGNFPFYGELVTTPAEAGKNYQVDTGALVDATAMRQLNLSPGDSIKIGNVTLPIAGALRSIPGSNSFFSSVAPPVVVPHSIVEETGLIQTGSRISYDYYFTTKAQTNLEQLDEVLDPQLDKLEADLDTHTSTSQRLGRRYDNFGKFLNLVAFIALLLGCVGIASAINIYIKGKLKSVAVLKCLGATRRQSFMIFLLQIAGMGILGGIIGTIIGLLLQQLFPLLLADLLPVSIQMTFKPQIIILGILLGLFMAVLFALIPLIGTLYVSPLQALRVQPNNNDKKGKARLAVLAGIFLFILIFSYWLLQNWKYSLAFVLGIIATFSILAAIARLFMKLIRNNFPSRWGFPARQSLQNLFRPQNQTLTLVLAIGVGTFLISTLYFTKDLLLAQASLDAQKDSPNMILLDVQAGQEKEVEQTLKHSGHPVLNNIPIVTMRVQSINGKTVNQIREDSTSRVNRWVLNHEFRVTYRDSLKDSEALTAGKWIPEVGGSSLIPISISDNFAEDALVTVGDNISFNVQGVMMNTKVSSIRAVNWSDMEPNFTIVFPLGVLENAPQFRVITTKVPNENASAALQQELVRAFPNISILDLRQIISVVEDLLNKIAWLINFMAFFSIFTGIIVLLGAVRTSKFQRIRESVLLRTIGARSSQILKILALEYFYLGALGSLSGILLSLLSSQLLAWLLFDAVFAPSLFPFFVLFPGITLLVVVIGLTNSISVIKSPPLEVLRKESY; this comes from the coding sequence ATGAGCAGCATTAAAACCGGCAGCACTTTTAAGTGGCTTCTAAAGATGGCCTGGCGCGATGGAAAAGCCAGTGGCCGCAAGCTCAGCCTGTTCATGGCCTCTATTGTTCTGGGAATAGCAGCCGTGGTGGCTATCCAGTCTTTTGGAGAAAACCTGAAAGATAATATCGCCCTGCAATCTAAAGCCATGATGGGCGCCGATTATAAAATTGACCTCGACCAGGCTCCCTCTAAAGAAGTACTTGCCATCATTGACTCTTTGGGAGGGGCACCTGCCCGGGAAATAAGCTTTAGCTCTATGGCTGCCTTCCCGGGCAATGGCAGCACAAAATTCGTGCAGGTAAGAGCTATTGAAGGTAATTTCCCGTTCTATGGGGAGCTTGTGACCACGCCTGCAGAGGCAGGAAAGAACTATCAGGTCGATACTGGTGCTCTGGTTGACGCCACTGCGATGCGGCAGCTAAACCTAAGCCCCGGTGACAGCATTAAAATTGGAAACGTAACGCTGCCTATAGCCGGTGCTTTAAGGTCTATTCCCGGCAGTAATTCTTTCTTCAGTTCGGTTGCGCCTCCTGTTGTTGTTCCTCATAGCATTGTTGAAGAAACGGGCCTTATCCAAACCGGGAGCCGTATTTCTTACGATTATTATTTCACTACTAAGGCTCAAACCAACCTGGAGCAGCTGGATGAAGTACTTGACCCGCAACTCGACAAGCTGGAAGCCGATCTTGACACCCATACCTCTACAAGCCAGAGACTGGGCCGGCGTTATGATAACTTCGGAAAATTTCTCAACCTGGTTGCTTTTATAGCCCTGCTGCTTGGTTGTGTGGGGATTGCAAGCGCAATAAACATTTACATCAAAGGCAAACTGAAATCGGTTGCCGTTTTGAAATGCCTGGGAGCAACAAGAAGACAGTCATTTATGATCTTTCTTCTGCAAATCGCCGGAATGGGAATTCTCGGCGGAATCATCGGAACCATTATTGGCTTGCTTTTACAACAGCTGTTCCCACTACTCCTTGCCGACCTTTTACCGGTAAGTATCCAGATGACATTCAAACCTCAAATCATTATTTTGGGCATTTTACTGGGACTTTTTATGGCGGTATTATTTGCCCTGATTCCGCTCATCGGCACACTTTACGTTTCACCCTTACAGGCGCTACGAGTACAGCCCAATAACAATGATAAAAAAGGAAAGGCAAGGCTTGCCGTACTCGCGGGTATCTTTCTATTTATCCTGATCTTTTCCTACTGGCTGCTGCAAAACTGGAAGTATTCCCTGGCTTTTGTTCTTGGGATTATAGCGACCTTTTCAATCCTGGCCGCGATTGCCAGGCTTTTCATGAAACTTATAAGGAATAACTTTCCCAGCAGATGGGGTTTCCCGGCAAGGCAGAGCCTGCAGAACCTTTTTAGGCCTCAAAACCAGACCCTCACCTTAGTACTGGCCATTGGGGTGGGCACTTTTCTTATTAGCACGCTCTACTTCACCAAAGACCTTTTACTGGCACAGGCTTCGCTAGACGCGCAAAAAGACAGTCCCAACATGATCCTGCTCGATGTACAGGCCGGCCAGGAAAAGGAAGTGGAACAAACTCTTAAACACAGCGGTCACCCTGTGCTCAACAACATTCCTATTGTGACCATGCGGGTACAAAGCATCAACGGGAAGACTGTGAACCAGATACGCGAAGATTCTACTTCCCGGGTCAATAGATGGGTACTCAACCATGAATTCAGGGTTACTTACAGGGATTCCCTGAAGGATTCTGAAGCCCTTACAGCCGGAAAATGGATTCCTGAAGTTGGTGGTTCCAGCCTCATCCCTATATCAATAAGTGACAATTTTGCTGAAGATGCACTGGTGACAGTTGGAGATAACATATCCTTTAACGTACAGGGAGTCATGATGAATACCAAAGTGAGCAGCATAAGGGCGGTAAACTGGAGCGATATGGAACCCAATTTCACGATAGTTTTTCCGCTTGGAGTACTGGAAAATGCTCCGCAGTTTCGGGTGATCACCACCAAAGTACCCAATGAGAATGCCAGTGCCGCCCTGCAACAGGAGCTGGTGCGCGCTTTTCCGAATATTTCCATACTCGATCTTCGGCAGATAATTTCAGTAGTAGAAGATCTGCTGAACAAAATTGCCTGGCTTATCAATTTTATGGCCTTTTTCAGCATTTTTACAGGGATCATTGTGCTATTGGGTGCCGTGCGCACCAGTAAATTTCAGCGGATAAGAGAAAGTGTTTTGCTGCGCACCATTGGAGCCCGAAGTTCCCAGATCCTTAAAATACTTGCGCTCGAATATTTCTACTTAGGGGCTCTGGGAAGTTTGTCGGGCATCCTGCTTTCGCTCCTTAGCAGCCAGTTACTGGCCTGGCTCTTATTTGATGCCGTTTTCGCACCCTCACTTTTCCCATTTTTTGTGCTGTTTCCGGGAATCACGTTATTGGTGGTTGTCATTGGGCTCACCAACAGCATTAGCGTCATTAAAAGTCCGCCCCTTGAAGTGCTGAGAAAGGAATCTTATTAA
- a CDS encoding SulP family inorganic anion transporter has translation MKKIFNLFDFSQKVDYKIEILAGLTVALALIPEAVAFAMIAGLSPLTGLYAAFVMGLITSLFGGRPGMISGATGAVAVVIAALAVSHGVEYVFATVILAGILQILAGILKLGKLIRMVPHSVIFGFVNGLAIIIFTSQLDQFKTLNEAGELVWMTGESLYILLALVLLTMLIIWGLPKLTKVFPSSLAAILAIFGIVAALGIDTKTVGDIASIKGGFPPFHIPMVPFTWDAIALIFPYAAIMAGVGLIESLLTLNIVDEITETRGHGNKECVAQGTANILSGFFSGMGGCAMIGQSLINVSSGARARLSGIIAAVMLLVFVMFAADIIELLPMAALTGVMIMVSIGTFEWASLRTFRRMPKSDVLVMVLVTFVTVVLHNLALAVLVGVIISALVFAWDNAKRIRARKYMDDKGVKHYEIYGPLFFGSVAAFNEKFDVLGDPEEVIIDFSESRIVDMSGIEAVNKLTERYLKQGKKLHLRHLSRDCRQLLRNADEIIEVNILEDPTYKVAVDR, from the coding sequence ATGAAAAAGATCTTCAACCTGTTTGATTTTTCACAAAAAGTAGATTATAAAATTGAAATACTTGCCGGGCTTACGGTGGCCCTCGCACTTATTCCCGAAGCCGTGGCCTTCGCCATGATAGCCGGGCTTTCCCCTTTAACCGGACTTTATGCAGCATTTGTGATGGGGCTTATTACTTCCCTTTTTGGAGGTCGTCCCGGCATGATCTCGGGAGCAACCGGGGCAGTAGCGGTCGTGATCGCTGCACTGGCAGTCTCCCATGGGGTGGAATATGTATTTGCCACGGTTATCTTAGCCGGCATCCTGCAAATTTTGGCAGGAATCTTAAAGCTTGGTAAATTGATTCGAATGGTGCCGCATTCGGTAATCTTTGGCTTTGTGAACGGTTTGGCGATTATCATTTTTACTTCTCAGCTAGATCAGTTTAAAACATTGAACGAGGCGGGGGAACTTGTATGGATGACCGGTGAAAGCCTCTACATCCTGCTGGCACTTGTATTGCTCACCATGCTTATTATATGGGGCCTTCCAAAGCTCACAAAAGTATTTCCGTCTTCGCTTGCCGCCATTCTTGCGATCTTTGGGATTGTAGCGGCTTTAGGAATAGACACCAAAACTGTGGGGGATATTGCTTCTATTAAAGGAGGATTTCCGCCGTTTCACATACCTATGGTGCCCTTTACCTGGGATGCCATCGCCCTTATTTTCCCTTATGCCGCTATCATGGCGGGCGTGGGGCTTATTGAAAGTCTGCTAACCCTTAACATTGTTGATGAGATCACCGAAACCCGCGGGCATGGCAATAAAGAATGTGTGGCACAGGGAACTGCCAATATTTTATCGGGCTTCTTTTCAGGAATGGGAGGCTGCGCCATGATTGGTCAAAGTCTTATTAATGTCTCTTCGGGGGCAAGAGCACGACTTTCAGGAATTATTGCAGCGGTGATGCTCCTGGTATTCGTAATGTTCGCGGCCGATATTATTGAACTTTTGCCAATGGCCGCGCTCACCGGTGTGATGATCATGGTTTCGATTGGCACTTTTGAATGGGCTAGTTTGAGAACCTTCCGCAGAATGCCCAAGAGCGATGTGCTGGTTATGGTGCTGGTAACTTTTGTAACGGTGGTACTCCACAACCTGGCACTGGCTGTGCTTGTGGGGGTAATCATTTCGGCCCTGGTCTTCGCCTGGGACAATGCAAAAAGGATTCGCGCCCGCAAATATATGGACGATAAAGGCGTGAAACATTATGAGATCTACGGGCCTCTTTTCTTCGGAAGTGTTGCCGCCTTCAATGAAAAATTTGATGTTCTGGGAGACCCTGAAGAGGTCATTATAGATTTTTCTGAAAGCCGTATTGTTGATATGTCGGGTATTGAAGCTGTAAACAAACTTACCGAACGTTACCTCAAACAGGGAAAAAAACTTCACCTGAGGCACCTTAGCCGTGACTGCCGACAGCTTCTTAGAAATGCCGATGAGATCATTGAAGTCAATATCCTTGAAGACCCCACCTATAAAGTGGCAGTAGACAGATAG
- a CDS encoding PhzF family phenazine biosynthesis protein, with the protein MQLHLYQINAFTDRLFSGNPACVVPLSEWLPDELLLKIARENAVAETAFFVDLGYTFHLRWFTPEMEMDLCGHATLATAHALKEIRKYAGQNVIFETASGNLTVKADGDLYRLDLPARKPVATTIPQLLKDSLNIQPQETLKARDYVLVYENEQEVKDIKIDRSHFDELELGTGGVIVTAKGSNCDFVSRFFTPGASVFEDPVTGSAHCSLTPYWSEKLGKKEMTAMQLSERGGKLFCTDKKERVEVAGKARTYYVGKLWTE; encoded by the coding sequence ATGCAATTACACCTTTACCAGATCAACGCTTTTACAGACCGGCTTTTTAGCGGAAATCCAGCCTGCGTGGTACCTCTGTCTGAGTGGCTGCCTGATGAACTTCTGCTGAAAATAGCCCGCGAAAACGCAGTCGCTGAAACGGCATTTTTCGTGGATCTGGGCTACACTTTCCACCTGCGGTGGTTCACCCCCGAAATGGAGATGGATCTTTGTGGCCATGCCACGCTGGCCACAGCGCATGCTTTAAAAGAGATCAGGAAATATGCTGGCCAAAATGTTATTTTTGAGACCGCAAGCGGAAATCTTACGGTAAAGGCAGACGGAGATCTTTACCGTTTAGACCTCCCGGCCAGGAAACCGGTCGCCACAACAATACCACAACTTTTAAAGGATTCGCTCAACATTCAGCCACAGGAAACCCTCAAAGCCCGCGATTATGTACTGGTTTACGAAAACGAGCAGGAGGTAAAAGACATTAAGATAGATCGTTCTCATTTTGATGAGCTGGAGCTTGGTACAGGCGGCGTGATCGTTACAGCAAAGGGCAGCAACTGCGATTTTGTTTCCCGTTTTTTTACGCCGGGCGCTTCGGTCTTTGAAGATCCTGTGACCGGTTCTGCCCATTGTTCGCTCACCCCTTACTGGAGTGAAAAACTCGGCAAAAAGGAAATGACGGCCATGCAACTTTCAGAAAGAGGCGGAAAACTTTTTTGTACAGATAAAAAGGAAAGGGTGGAAGTTGCCGGTAAGGCCCGCACCTACTATGTAGGCAAACTCTGGACAGAGTAG